A region of Dioscorea cayenensis subsp. rotundata cultivar TDr96_F1 chromosome 5, TDr96_F1_v2_PseudoChromosome.rev07_lg8_w22 25.fasta, whole genome shotgun sequence DNA encodes the following proteins:
- the LOC120259917 gene encoding secreted RxLR effector protein 161-like has protein sequence MDIGFSKSLNVATLYVKYAKSSGSDMLIVLIYVGDILIIGNKEAEVEDIKGRMRSVFEMSDLGKMAYFLGMEVHQWEQVNYLSRFMQTPVEKHFKGAKRVVRYIKGTTNYGINYGNATSVKLLGFSNGDWAGNDEHMKSISGSCFTVGTGVITWRSKKQGLVAQSTAEAEYIGLFKAIKQAI, from the exons ATGGATATTGGGTTCAGTAAGAGCTTAAATGTTGCCACATTGTATGTAAAGTATGCAAAGAGCAGTGGAAGTGATATgttaattgtattaatttatGTTGGTGATATACTGATAATAGGAAACAAAGAAGCTGAAGTTGAAGATATCAAAGGCAGGATGAGGTCTGTTTTTGAGATGAGTGATCTCGGGAAGATGGCCTATTTCTTAGGAATGGAGGTGCACCAATGGGAGCAAG tcaattaTCTTTCAAGATTCATGCAAACTCCAGTTGAGAAGCATTTCAAAGGAGCAAAGAGGGTTGTTCGCTACATCAAGGGTACAACTAACTATGGAATAAATTATGGTAATGCTACATCAGTGAAATTACTTGGTTTTTCAAATGGTGACTGGGCCGGAAATGATGAACATATGAAGAGCATATCAGGGAGTTGTTTTACTGTGGGAACTGGAGTAATCACCTGGCGTTCAAAGAAACAAGGACTAGTGGCTCAATCAACAGCAGAAGCTGAGTACATTGGCCTTTTTAAGGCTATCAAACAAGCTATTTAG